One part of the Gemmatimonadaceae bacterium genome encodes these proteins:
- a CDS encoding multidrug efflux SMR transporter, with amino-acid sequence MRNWVYLAITIFGEVVATSALKSSDGFTKPLPSAVVVVGYGLAFYFLSLALKSIPVGVAYAIWAGVGIVLVATIAWIFHGQKLDVWAVVGIGLIISGVAVLNLLSRTKSH; translated from the coding sequence ATGAGAAACTGGGTTTACCTGGCAATAACTATCTTTGGCGAGGTGGTTGCGACATCTGCTCTGAAGTCCAGCGACGGATTCACCAAGCCTCTTCCGTCGGCTGTCGTTGTCGTTGGTTACGGCCTCGCTTTCTACTTCCTGTCTCTGGCGCTGAAATCGATTCCAGTAGGTGTCGCTTATGCGATCTGGGCGGGGGTTGGAATCGTGCTCGTCGCGACCATTGCCTGGATATTCCACGGACAGAAGCTCGACGTATGGGCCGTTGTTGGAATCGGCTTGATCATCAGTGGTGTCGCAGTCCTCAACCTGCTTTCAAGGACCAAGAGTCACTGA
- a CDS encoding Nramp family divalent metal transporter encodes MNIEARSGLDPWKKAELPEPPMPSGLGWLGVVGPGVIVLGAAIGGGEFLLGPAVFVRYGFSLLWITAVAVFLQTVFNTELMRYTLATGEPVFTGFMRTRPSATLWGWVYAFLFILQLGWPAWAANAAAAAFFLFTKRLPEAADANAVYLIGVGTFLACVAILLFGRRIERTLELLNAILIVCILGSFVVLAVIFVPLTIWIAGAAGYAGFSVEQRAFDFLPQNADFFLLGALAAYSGAGGVANVVLSNWARDRGYGMGQRTGFIPAAVGGEKGHVAPTGFIFTPDAESMKRWRGWWNVVRADQWGVFFVGAILGMLLPALLYVNFLPAGSDIRGLGIAAALANAIGAQAGPLLAGFIAFLGVWLLFKSQLDLLEATVRVVTDLVWTGSSRARSWRGGDVRALYYTVLVIVVIWGMIALRLAQPIVLLQLGANIAGATFVIAAAHLLYINTRLLPEELRPPVWRRACLVGMMLFYSFFAVLSARTLF; translated from the coding sequence GTGAACATCGAAGCCAGGTCAGGTCTCGACCCTTGGAAAAAAGCCGAGCTGCCCGAGCCGCCGATGCCCAGTGGGCTGGGCTGGCTCGGAGTCGTCGGCCCCGGCGTCATCGTACTCGGCGCAGCGATCGGCGGCGGCGAATTTCTGCTCGGTCCAGCCGTTTTCGTTCGCTACGGTTTCTCCCTCCTCTGGATCACGGCGGTCGCAGTATTCCTCCAGACCGTGTTCAACACCGAGCTGATGCGCTACACACTCGCCACCGGCGAGCCGGTATTCACCGGGTTCATGCGCACGCGCCCGTCGGCAACACTCTGGGGCTGGGTGTACGCGTTCCTCTTCATCCTCCAGCTCGGGTGGCCCGCATGGGCCGCGAACGCAGCGGCGGCCGCCTTCTTCCTTTTCACGAAGCGCCTGCCTGAAGCGGCCGATGCCAACGCGGTTTACCTCATTGGCGTCGGCACTTTCCTCGCGTGCGTAGCGATTCTTCTTTTCGGCCGCCGCATCGAGCGGACACTCGAGCTCCTGAACGCAATCCTCATTGTCTGCATCCTCGGCAGCTTTGTTGTGCTGGCAGTGATCTTCGTGCCGCTGACGATCTGGATTGCCGGTGCTGCAGGTTATGCAGGGTTCAGTGTGGAGCAGCGCGCGTTCGATTTTCTCCCGCAGAACGCTGACTTCTTCCTCCTCGGCGCGCTCGCGGCATACTCGGGTGCCGGCGGAGTTGCGAATGTCGTGTTATCCAACTGGGCGCGCGACCGCGGATACGGGATGGGACAACGCACCGGCTTCATCCCTGCCGCCGTCGGCGGCGAGAAGGGACATGTCGCACCCACCGGATTCATTTTCACGCCTGATGCCGAGTCCATGAAACGGTGGCGCGGCTGGTGGAACGTTGTGCGCGCGGACCAGTGGGGAGTCTTCTTCGTCGGCGCCATTCTCGGCATGCTGCTTCCAGCGCTTCTCTACGTGAACTTCCTCCCCGCTGGAAGCGACATTCGCGGACTTGGGATAGCCGCAGCACTCGCCAATGCGATCGGCGCCCAGGCCGGACCATTGCTCGCCGGATTCATCGCGTTCCTCGGTGTGTGGCTGCTTTTCAAATCACAGCTCGACCTGCTCGAGGCGACGGTGCGAGTTGTCACTGACCTGGTCTGGACCGGAAGCTCGCGTGCACGGAGCTGGCGTGGCGGCGACGTGCGTGCGCTCTACTATACGGTACTCGTCATCGTTGTTATCTGGGGCATGATTGCACTCCGCCTCGCCCAGCCGATCGTGCTGTTACAGCTCGGAGCCAACATTGCCGGAGCGACGTTCGTCATTGCCGCTGCGCACCTGCTCTACATCAACACACGATTGCTGCCCGAGGAGCTGCGTCCTCCCGTATGGCGACGCGCGTGTCTCGTAGGGATGATGTTGTTCTACTCTTTCTTCGCGGTGCTGTCGGCACGCACCCTGTTCTAG